Proteins from one Argopecten irradians isolate NY chromosome 15, Ai_NY, whole genome shotgun sequence genomic window:
- the LOC138308540 gene encoding P-selectin glycoprotein ligand 1-like, whose protein sequence is MVGTTEVGTAEVGTMEVRTTEVETTEVGTTEVGTTEVGTTEVGTTEVGTTEVGTTEVGTTDVRTTEVGTTDVRTTEVGTMEVETTEVGTTEVGTTEVETMEVGTTEVRTTEVGTMEVGTTEVGTMEVGTAEVETMEVGTTEFGTTTEVETTEETTTWNGWIALVVQNRAYEEMMMMMMMMRMKMKCTGRRPYQSRSNLFPPMHTHGPSSLSPVPQVLHPQT, encoded by the exons ATGGTTGGGACTACGGAGGTCGGGACTGCAGAGGTTGGAACTATGGAGGTCCGGACTACGGAGGTAGAGACTACGGAGGTTGGGACTACGGAGGTTGGAACTACGGAGGTTGGAACCACAGAGGTCGGGACTACAGAGGTTGGAACCACAGAGGTCGGGACTACAGAGGTTGGAACCACAGATGTCCGGACTACGGAGGTTGGAACCACAGATGTCCGGACTACGGAGGTTGGAACTATGGAGGTTGAGACTACAGAGGTTGGAACTACGGAGGTTGGGACTACGGAGGTCGAGACTATGGAGGTTGGAACCACAGAGGTCCGGACTACGGAGGTTGGAACTATGGAGGTTGGGACTACAGAGGTTGGAACTATGGAGGTTGGGACTGCGGAGGTCGAGACCATGGAGGTTGGGACTACGGAGTTCGGGACGACAACAGAGGTTGAAACTACAGAGGAGACGACAACTTGGAACGGCTGGATAGCCTTAGTCG TCCAAAATAGAGCATATGaagagatgatgatgatgatgatgatgatgaggatgaag aTGAAGTGTACCGGCAGGAGACCGTACCAAAGTCGATCGAACCTATTCCCGCCGATGCATACACATGGACCCTCCAGCCTCTCTCCTGTACCTCAGGTTCTGCATCCGCAGACCTAG
- the LOC138308541 gene encoding uncharacterized protein produces the protein MAYQQVDDVLTEEEIQACRVNESTWKCPSCQKTLSRKQTLKTHLSVKHQIRGGVLPKRYKQYETDESVPVPISTRYMWQLKENHQNTTKGRYNSVPTYQHVASNVAETDHSDLSEEETSSIPGCSHNYINNEAADPGYEEYSERIDDNLLHAPVDIDMESSSNISTIYSDNSSDLEEQTSDETDEDGEEIVQSIASPPLYITPPSETVTNAPLTYLEHLLTVSGYATAFNLSGVAFQKLLDLIRLHVPEKNLCALNPNELKKKLGFGDAQDLTYFECCSKCGLNFNDTDLCQTPNCNTRRYTGNDEIKKTCFVTCDLKKQLCDILERPGISQKIHIQLEKPADHQDISDITTGSEYFKLRSEGNFLDPKFSNNITMSWNTDGIPLFKSSSVSLWPVYLTINELPPKERLLKKNIIIWGVWQGVSKPKSMNGFLSPFVKDIASLYHEGVEVKGEVWRSLLVTGTMDLQARAYVLNMTQHNGKSGCLYCLEEGISVVSGKGHCRSYPFRNEPPKLRSSQDIRQAVEDAVATGKPCHGLFGKCVLSCLPMYSAEKHVVIDYMHGVLLGIVKKLLSLWFDGNNYREDFFIGHKLDEVDKLLKKIKPPYVISRLPRKLKNNFQKWKASELRSWLLHYSLPCLSGILPAVFLEHFSCLVEGIYILLQEVISVPETKRAEQLLNTFYEHAAVIYGDHFLGLNVHNLRHYTSCVKMWGPLWAYSCFGYESLNGDILKSVHGKGNVCAQIFWAMQSQKMLEKQANILPKGELRAFLHKVTAGGAKRMPETIHGYMCDLVPPVQDLDNIENCILQQLNALDQTVNVKNLGKVKKIVRSDRIFYCQQTSRVKKRNSFMVRLDQQVDNCSSILSVDYYIVDKETFKVFAVGSLFTEVGTVITGRATHIQKVRKQRDNVVVLAHWIKELLVFMNLKEDSKYVSKFPNLIEKD, from the exons ATGGCCTATCAACAG GTAGATGATGTGTTGACAGAAGAAGAAATACAGGCTTGCAGAGTGAATGAATCAACATGGAAATGTCCCTCATGCCAAAAGACATTGTCAAGAAAACAGACTCTTAAGACACATTTGAGTGTCAAACATCAAATTAGAG GCGGTGTACTTCCAAAGCGCTACAAACAGTATGAGACTGATGAAAGTGTGCCTGTGCCAATATCTACTCGTTATATGTG GCAGCTGAAAGAAAACCATCAAAATACTACTAAAGGAAGATACAACAGTGTCCCTACATATCAGCATGTCGCAAGCAATGTCGCAGAAACAGACCACTCTGATCTGAGTGAGGAAGAAACCTCTTCTATCCCAGGATGTTcacataattacataaataatgaAGCTGCAGACCCAGGATATGAAGAATATTCTGAAAGAATTGATGACAACCTGCTTCATGCACCAGTGGATATAGACATGGAGAGTAgttcaaatatatcaacaatatatTCAGATAACAGTAGCGACCTTGAGGAACAAACGTCGGATGAAACTGATGAAGATGGAGAAGAAATTGTCCAGAGTATTGCAAGTCCTCCACTTTATATAACACCACCGTCAGAAACTGTGACAAATGCACCTTTAACATACTTGGAACACTTGCTGACAGTTTCTGGTTATGCAACTGCCTTCAATTTATCTGGTGTCGCATTTCAAAAACTTTTAGATCTCATCAGACTCCATGTGCCTGAGAAAAATTTGTGTGCTTTAAATCCAAATGAACTGAAAAAAAAGTTGGGATTTGGAGATGCTCAAGATCTTACCTACTTTGAATGTTGTTCTAAGTGTGGTTTGAATTTCAATGACACAGACCTGTGCCAAACACCTAACTGCAATACAAGACGTTACACAGGAAATgatgagataaaaaaaacatgttttgttacTTGTGATTTAAAAAAGCAACTCTGTGACATCTTGGAAAGACCAGGAATTTCTCAAAAAATCCATATACAACTTGAAAAGCCAGCAGATCATCAGGATATATCAGACATCACCACAGGATCAGAGTACTTCAAGTTGAGAAGTGAGGGTAATTTTTTGGATCCTAAATTCTCAAATAATATAACAATGAGCTGGAATACAGATGGAATTCCACTATTTAAATCATCTAGTGTGTCCCTTTGGCCGGTGTACTTGACCATTAACGAGCTACCCCCAAAAGAAAGGCTATTGAAGAAAAACATAATCATATGGGGGGTTTGGCAGGGAGTATCCAAACCAAAGTCAATGAATGGCTTTCTATCTCCTTTCGTGAAAGACATAGCTTCATTATATCATGAAGGTGTTGAGGTAAAGGGAGAAGTTTGGAGGTCATTACTTGTCACAGGAACCATGGACCTTCAGGCTAGGGCTTATGTTCTAAATATGACACAACACAATGGCAAATCTGGGTGTCTTTACTGTTTGGAAGAAGGCATATCTGTTGTATCAGGAAAGGGACACTGTAGGAGTTATCCATTCAGAAATGAGCCCCCTAAACTCAGAAGTTCACAAGACATTCGTCAGGCTGTAGAGGATGCTGTTGCCACAGGAAAACCATGCCATGGCCTTTTTGGTAAATGTGTTCTGAGTTGTTTGCCAATGTATTCTGCAGAGAAGCATGTAGTAATAGATTACATGCATGGTGTTCTTCTTGGAATTGTTAAAAAACTACTtagcctttggtttgatggaaACAACTACAGAGAGGATTTTTTCATAGGCCACAAACTTGATGAGGTAGACAAGCTACTGAAGAAAATAAAACCACCTTATGTGATATCTCGTCTTCCCAGAAAGCTGAAAAACAACTTTCAGAAATGGAAAGCTTCAGAGCTCCGCTCTTGGCTTTTACATTACAGTCTTCCATGTTTATCAGGTATTTTACCAGCTGTGTTCTTGGAACATTTCTCATGCCTTGTAGAGGGTATATATATTCTACTTCAGGAAGTCATTTCAGTGCCGGAAACCAAAAGAGCAGAACAACTTCTTAATACCTTCTATGAACATGCTGCTGTTATCTATGGAGACCATTTCCTGGGGTTAAATGTTCACAATTTACGACATTACACCTCTTGTGTGAAGATGTGGGGACCTTTGTGGGCCTACTCCTGTTTTGGGTATGAATCATTGAATGGTGATATCTTGAAAAGTGTTCATGGAAAGGGCAACGTCTGTGCTCAAATATTTTGGGCCATGCAGTCTCAAAAGATGCTGGAGAAGCAAGCCAATATTTTACCCAAAGGAGAACTCCGTGCTTTTTTGCACAAGGTTACTGCAGGAGGTGCGAAACGTATGCCAGAAACAATCCACGGCTATATGTGTGACCTGGTTCCTCCAGTACAGGATTTAGACAACATTGAAAATTGTATTCTGCAACAACTAAATGCTCTGGACCAAACTGTCAATGTTAAAAATCTTGGCAAAGTGAAAAAAATTGTCAGGAGTGACAGGATTTTCTATTGCCAGCAAACGTCACGTGTAAAAAAGAGGAATTCCTTTATGGTGAGGCTAGACCAGCAAGTGGACAATTGTTCCAGTATTTTAAGTGTAGACTACTATATTGTTGACAAAGAAACATTCAAAGTTTTTGCTGTAGGATCACTATTCACTGAAGTAGGAACAGTCATCACTGGAAGGGCAACACATATACAAAAAGTTAGAAAACAAAG AGACAATGTGGTTGTGCTGGCTCATTGGATAAAAGAACTTCTTGTGTTCATGAACTTGAAGGAAGATTCAAAATATGTCTCCAAATTTCCAAACCTTATTGAAAAAGACTGA
- the LOC138308542 gene encoding uncharacterized protein, translated as MSHCVVFYTEDRSLLVERAKDLKLGDVGTGDVGIGSKIFKSFEVQDMSEEGFLIKSSREYGGFVVFIFDGKKKCDNVRKDMAKMTLEEMLVHGRLEAYAASTSRGADGRLKHALKELQKEQTSSTQCRPKHYCDDHENSEKVPTSKKSAGEKRKIASDTHKKGDCNMITKENKQTKPS; from the exons ATGAGTCATTGCGTGGTATTCTACACGGAAGACAGATCGCTCCTCGTCGAGAGAGCGAAAGATCTGAAATTGGGAGATGTCGGTACCGGCGATGTAGGTATTGGTTcaaaaatttttaaaagttttgaaGTCCAAGATATGTCGGAGGAAGGATTTCTCATAAAAAGCAGCCGTGAATATGGAGGATTTGTTGTTTTCATCTTTGACG ggaaaaaaaaatgtgacaACGTTCGCAAGGATATGGCTAAAATGACATTAGAGGAGATGCTAGTCCATGGCAGACTAGAGGCATATGCAGCTTCCACATCAAGAGGAGCTGATGGGCGCCTTAAACATGCTCTGAAAGAGCTTCAAAAGGAACAg acaTCATCAACACAGTGTCGGCCCAAACATTATTGTGATGATCATGAAAACTCAGAAAAGGTACCCACTTCA AAAAAGTCTGCAGGAGAGAAGAGGAAAATTGCTTCAGATACACACAAAAAAGGGGACTGCAATATGATCACAAAAGAG AATAAACAGACTAAGCCTTCCTAG